DNA sequence from the Oncorhynchus clarkii lewisi isolate Uvic-CL-2024 chromosome 24, UVic_Ocla_1.0, whole genome shotgun sequence genome:
cataggatatttcagtttttaatgttCAGTTGGTAGGATAAACGTGAcaaattacatcaataagggatcatagctttcacttggattcacctggacagtctgtgtcatggaatgAGCAGAACATCTTTAAATGTTGACGTTGTTTCACTGTGTTTCCTCCAGATATTGACTTTGCCACCCGTAAGATCGCCTGTCACCTGACCCAGACCAAGGTGATCGTCCAGAATGGAGACAAGTTTGAGACCAAAACTTTGAGCACCTTCAGGAACTACGAGGTCAACTTCACCGTTGGGGAGGAGTTTGAGGAGGTCACTAAGGGACTGGACAACAGGACAATCCAGGTAGGACCACAACCACTCTGACCACGGTCAGAGAGACACTTTGTCACTGCTCTCCGTTTCTCTCAGATTAGAATAAAAGAGACAGTCATAGGCACTGCTGTGAGTTGTTGACCCTGGCTTTATGGAAACATACTCACATATCTTCATCCTGGACtaaggggtagacgtaacatagcaAACGAAAATCCTGGACACTCAaatgagtatgatatgttacatttggtatggtatTTATTAATTTATGGATATCCTTCATCCATTtcctatgatatgttacaaattgcaatttgtGATATGTTATGAATAACATTTAGAACACAAAGCCATTAGCTTGCCAGACGTTCAAGTTATATGCCCACTCAGCCACCCCGACCAACTACCCTCCTTTAGTTTTTGCCTTTaataaccttctgtcttatgcaacaataccaaacgtaacatatactTATTTGAGTGTCCCAAATTTGTATTATGCTACGTCTACTCTATGCTACCGACCTGATATCTTAGCTGTGGGGAATTTGGGCAAATGTGTGTCTACGGTAAGctgactgttgtgtgtgtgtgtgtgtgtgtgtgtgtgtgtgtgtgtgtgtgtgtgtgtgtgtgtgtgtgtgtgtgtgtgttcttcagaCACTGGTTACCTGGGATGGAGACAAGTTGGTGGCTGTGCAGAAGGGAGAGAAGGCCAACCGTGGCTGGATGCAATGGATAGAAGGAGACCTGCTACACCTGGTGactgagagaaagatggagggggggggggggttgtagacTTCAACGGGGTTGTAGACTTCCTAGACTTCAACGTCAAGATACAGAACATTACAGATTCTTCATACCTAAGACAACAGAAGCTCTATAcctctcaaactcaactctggacctctaAGTCAGTTCCACTGCAtcttttcattgttcccctctaattagGGACTGAATTAGACCTGGgtcaccaggtgtgtgcaattaattttcaggtagaacagaaaaccagcaggttcCGAACATCGTAGtgtaagagttgagtacccctgaCATAtagactgcatctgaaatggcaccctattccctatatcaggggtgtcaaactcattccacttAGGGCCAAGTGTCTGTGGGTTTGTGTTTTTTAATTCATATTAATTGCACAtgcctggtgtcccaggtctaaatcagtccctgattcgaGGGGAACACTGacaaaatgcagtggaactgacttagaggtccagagttgagtttgagaggTATAGCGCTTCTGAGTTTGAGGGGTATATGTTATTTGATTGTCTCATTGTCTTTCTGGTGGTCTCTTTTTCTTTCAGGAGATCCACGTTGAAGACAAAGTCTGCAAACAAGTATTCAAGAAGAAGCCCTGAAACATCTGACATAACCTTTTTTATTGTAAAATGACCTTCATGTGTTTCTGCCTGCATAATTATGTAATGTACTTATGATGTGATTGTACATACATGTAATAAATACGTCATTCATCCCAAGCAGATGGGAGGCATTGACTTTGGTCAATACATGAAATGAATATTTATATGGGTGTATATTGACCAGAGGTAACAGTACTTGCAAATATAAACAAACAATATAAACTTTTAAAAACACAACATACTGTACCTTCTCAAATTAGCATGTCATTGTGAAAGAACAGAACTATGTgtaaatgtgcaaatcaatccaaaaTATTGTACAGTAGATGACCAGAACAAGACATATATGAATAGCGTACAGTATATGACGTTAATCAGTTGGGTTGTGAAGGCCTGCGACCTTATCTACTACTTCACAGGGACAGATCTAATCAATGACAGAACACCAGGTCTACGAAACCTTTCAACATGCAACAGTGAGGAGGTGTGGACTTTGAATACAAGATTGGGAGATGATTCCTCACACCACCCAGTGTTTCTTATCAAGACCTGATTGATTTCAAAACCTCAACAGAGGGTGCAGTTAAATGATTTAAAGTAGAACACATCGACCATAAAGCATCATAAGCATAGAGCTGGGAGCATATAACATTCTAATTGTTATGACACAAGTACTTCTTGCAACACCAGCATGGTTTGATTTCTGTGTGGACtatactgggtagaccagagtaCTGTAGCCTAAGCCTAATACACATCTGCAATACCATTCAGTAATCAAGTCAGTGTATTTATACACATTCGAAACGGAGATATAATTTGTACAAATAGGAATTTAGGGAATGTTTTATATGTTCAAATGAATTATTATCTTtattattcattcatttattcgtttttatttatttatatatatttatatatatattgaagGGGTGAGTGGGTAGCCTACATGCAATTTGCCTGTAGCAAGCGTCCATACATGTCTCTGTAACCTGCATATAGACTGCATAGAATAGTCAAGTCATGCTAGGTACAGCCTGTACAGTACTAGTTCTCCACCGGATCTTGCGAAGTGCAGCCAGGAAGCTCAATAGATTCCACGTCGCTAAGACTCTCCGCACTTTGACTAAACACTATCTGTAGTCGTGGAAACGTGGTAAGGAAATGAAAACATAGATTTAGAATGAAGTGCAACATAGATTTAGAGTAAAATGCTATATAAAGATCTGCCGCGGCTCAGGCCAGTAGTTTTAGGCATGTTTTTCTTCTTTGAGAGGTGCATTGCGTATTTTACGATTGCTACACGATTGAAAACATAAATTTAGACCACATTCAATGAATAAACCTATGCCTGGCTAGTTGTGAATGATCGAGTATTTAAAGATATTGCAGAAACTCGAGAAATGGCAACAGTCTAACAATAACAGTATGGTATTCAAAAGAGTCATGAAGTCTCCGATCGATTGGTCAACTAACATAAGTTACAAAACATTTGTTAGTACTTCAATCTGCAACTTTATATAACGATTTCAGATCAGAGCGAATCATTCATGCACATCAAAGTGGTGGAATGAGCGTCAGTAAACAGACACGCCCACTTATTCAACATCTCTGCACGCTGAACAGTTGTGGTTCGACTTTGTGTAACTTTGtatctacagtaggcctacacgTGTATAGCTGTTAGAGGTTGGATATACTTACAGTTTTATTTATATGCATAGTCAGAGTAATTTGAATAGATGtaaaaatatatctatatatatatgttttcaaaaatacattaaaaacgtAAGTGTTTCTGTCAAAGGTAAGTGTTTCTGTTTCTGATACCTGTTTCTGTCAAAGCATACTTGTCTCAAATCTGATCTCTGTCAAATCAGATGTTTTATTTCTTGTTCCCGTTCAACTGATCTCCATATAAATAGGAGTAAAGAGTAATCTGGTTAATATCGAAATAAGATAATGTGTTTAAGTGAGGAGTCAGAGGTAGAATATGACTTAATACattgggttctctctctctctctctctgtcccgctcagCCTCTCCGGTTGGACATCAAGCAGAGAGGCTGGAGCAGTAAGTGTTATAACACCCTTATAACTGCTTAAAATGCATCTATCTATTCTATTCAGAGTTCAGTGctctcccacatctctctctctgagttctGCAATATTTTGACCTTCTCTACCCTGTCTCCCTTCACCttctcctgcccctctctctggtACTTCCAGGATGACATGCAGATCCACGTATTTAACTACAACACTCTGGAGAGGGCTCACATGTTTGATGCCCACTCTGACTACATCCGCTGCATCGCAGTTCACCCAACAAAACCTTACCAGCAGCGGTatgttgtgtttctctctctctctctctctctctctctctctctctctctcatactttttttctctcccaccctctcttactccctctctctctatatacatgAATTACAAACATTAATCATAGAATATTGTGAACATGggtgtatgtttgtttgtgtccAGATGACATGCTTATCAAGCTGTAGGACTGAGACAGGAAGTGGTTGTGTAGTCAGGTGTTCGAGGGCCACACCCACTATGTCATGCAGATCGTCATTAACCCTAAAGACAACAACCAGTTATCCAGTGCCTCCCTGGACAGGACCAttaaggtacacacacacacacacacacacacacacacacacacacacactcattttgTGCTTGTAGCACTACAGTTGTTGGTTTGATTATTGTTATGTTGAAGTGGTTATAGATGTGTAATGTATGTGTTGTGATTTCTATACATTTGTTGTAAATCTCTACCACTGCATTTCAGTAATGCACTGACGTATTATTTGGCCCTTGGCTGTTGCAGGTGTGGCAGCTGGGTTCTTCCACCCCTAACTTCACTCTGGAGGGCCATGAGAAAGGAGTCAACTGTATCGACTATTACACTGGAGGGGACAAGCCCTACCTTGTATCAGGAGCTGACGACCGCCTGGTCACGATCTGGGACTACCAGGTACACAGTTTATATACTCcggagtggtgcagcggtctaaggcactgcatctcagtccaagaggtgtcactacagtcccttgttcgaatccaggctgtatcacttccggccgtgattgggagtcccatagggtggcgcacaattggcccagcgttgtctgggtttggccagggtaggccgtcattgtaaataagaatttgttcttaactgatttgcctatttaaataaaggtacaaaaaaaatatatatacagtgccttgcgaaagtattcggcccccttgaactttgcgaccttttgccacatttcaggcttcaaacataaagatataaaactgtatttttttgtgaagaatcaacaacaagtgggacacaatcatgaagtggaacgacatttattggatatttcaaacttttttaacaaatcaaaaactgaaaaattgggcgtgcaaaattattcagcccccttaagttaatactttgtagcgccaccttttgctgcgattacagctgtaagtcgcttggggtatgtctctatcagttttgcacatcgagagactgacattttttcccattcctccttgcaaaacagctcgagctcagtgaggttggatggagagcatttgtgaacagcatttttcagttctttccacagattctcgattggattcaggcctggactttgacttggccattctaacacctggatatgtttatttttgaaccattccattgtagattttgctttatgttttggatcattgtcttgttggaagacaaatctccgtcccagtctcaggtcttttgcagactccatcaggttttcttccagaatggtcctgtatttggctccatccatcttcccatcaatttcaaccatcttccctgtccctgctgaagaaaagcaggcccaaaccatgatgctgccaccaccatgtttgacagtggggatggtgtgttcaaggtgatgagctgtgttgcttttacgccaaacataacgttttgcattgttgccaaaaagttcaattttggtttcatctgaccagagcaccttcttccacatgtttggtgtgtctcccaggtggcttgtggcaaactttaaacaacactttttatggatatctttaagaaatggctttcttcttgccactcttccataaaggccagatttttgcaatatatgactgattgttgtcctatggacagagtctcccacctcagctgtagatctctgcagttcatccagagtgatcatgggcctcttggctgcatctctgatcagtcttctccttgtatgagctgaaagtttagagggacggccaggtcttggtagatttgcagtggtctgatactccttccatttcaatattatcgcttgcacagtgctccttgggatgtttaaagcttgggaaatcttgttgtatccaaatccggctttaaacttcttcacaacagtacacactgcctggtgtgttccttgttcttcatgatgctctctgcgcttttaacggacctctgagactatcacagtgcaggtgcatttatacggagacttgattacacacaggtggattgtatttatcatcattagtcatttaggtcaacattggatcattcagagatcctcactgatcttctggagagagtttgctgcactgaaagtaaaggggctaaatcattttgcacgcccaatttttcagtttttgatttgttaaaaaagtttgaaatatccaataaatgtcgttccacttcatgattgtgtcccacttgttgttgattcttcacaaaaaaatacagttttatatctttatgtttgaagcctgaaatgtggcaaaaggtcgcaaagttcaagggggccgaatactttcgcaaggcactgtatatatatatataaaaaattcaGACACTCTCAAACACAGAATGAAACACATGCAtatgcacaccacacacacttttCAGATCAgaatatacacacaaacaccactTGTGTTACGCGTCTGTACTAGTGGCCATATATAGTGAGTTGACTGATTCTACTGTAGTCCTCTCTTCTACCTCCAGAATAAGACATGTGTGTGCAGACTCTAGAGGGCCATACCCAGAATGTGTCCTGTGTCAGCTTTCACCCTGAGCTGCCAATCATCCTCACTGGCTCCGAGGACggtgggtagtgtagtgtagtgtttaccTTACCTTATCCCTTTAGAATGGAATAACAAAGAGGATGTTATAATATAGTAATACCATTTTACCGTGGTAATAACCTGGTGTTTTCTTGTCATGTTGACTGGATCCGTTATCTATGTTTGACCACCCTCTCACATGTaactctctttcccttctctcatcccttCTTTGTCTCCTTATGGACATACAGGCACCGTGAGAGTCTGGCATTCCAGCACGTACCGCCTGGAGAACACACTGAACTATGGGATGgagcgtgtgtggtgtgtgtgtagccagCGAAGCGCCAATAGTGTGGCGCTGGGATATGATGAAGGCAGCATCATCATCAAGGTACCAACTTAAGGAAATTCTAAACTACACATCTACTGTAGAACAGTTTGGTGTCAGTGATCAGATTATTAGTATTGTTGCAATCATATAGAATGTTTGCATTGTTTTTTATAAAGGACCAGTTTGATTCTGTAGTCCTACATATCacccatgtacagtgcatttggaacgtATTCGGACCCCTTAACTTGgtaacagctcaaggatgatccatgggAGAGGCTGAGATACAGGGCGGAGAGAGGCTGTCCCTGTCCCTGGCCGTCAAAGACGCGAtccaaccctcctctaacctcctccccATAGCAACCCAACCCttctctaacctcctccccaCAGAGACGAACCCTCCTGTAATCTTCTCCCCACAGCACCCCAAACTTCCTCTAACCCCCTCCCTACAGCGACCGAACCCTCCTGTAATCTCCTCCCCACAGCGAtccaaccctcctctaaccccctCCCCACAGACATCCAACCCTCTAAACTCTTCCCCACAGCGACTCAAATCTCCTCTAACCTTTACCCCACACTTACCAAAGCCTCCTGTAATATCTTCCCCACAGCGACCCAACCCTTCTGTGACCTCTGCTCTACTGTGACCCAACCCTCCTGTTACATCCTCCCCACAGAGTTCCAACCCACTTCTAACCTCCTCCCCACAGCGATCCAACCCTCCTGTAACCTCCCCCCACAGTGACCCAACCATCATGTAACCTCCCCACAGTgaccaaaccctcctctaacctcctccccacagtgaccaaaccctcctctaacctcctccccACAGCGATCCAACCCTCCTGTAACCCCCTCTCTACAGCGACcgaaccctcctctaacctcctccccacagtgaccaaaccctcctctaacctcctccccACAGCGATCCAACCCTCCTGTAACCTTCTCCCCACAGCGATCCATCCCTCGATTAATCTCCTCCCCACAGCGACCCAACCATCCTCGTACTTCCTCCCATAGCAACCAatcctcctctaacctcctccccACAGACAtccaaccctcctctaacctcctccccACAGAGATCCAatcctcctctaacctcctccccTCAGAGATCCAatcctcctctaacctcctccccACAGACAtccaaccctcctctaaccccttCTCTACAGCGACCGAACCCTCCTGTAATCTCCTCCCCACAGTGACCCAACCCTCTTGTAATTTTCTCCCCACAGCGActcaaccctcctctaacctccaccacacagcaaCCCAACCCTCCTTTAACCTCCCCACAGTGACCAAACCCTCCTCGGACCTCCTCCACACAGCGAtccaaccctcctctaacctcctccccACAGCGATCCAACCCTCCTGTAACCTCCCCCCACAGTGACCCAACCATCATGTAACCTCCCCACAGTGACCAgaccctcctctaacctcctccccACAGCGAtccaaccctcctctaacctcctccccACAGCGATCCAACCCTCCTGTAATCTCCTCCCCACAGCAACCATACCCTCCTTGTACCTCCTCCCCACAATGACACAAACCTCCTGTAACCTCCTCCCTACCCTCCTTCAGCCTCCTCCCCACCGTGACCCAAACCTCCTGAAGCATCCTCCCCACCGTGACCCAAACCTCCTGAAACATCCTCCCACCGTGACCCAAAACTCCTGTAACTTCCTCCACACTGTGACCCAAACCTCCTGTAGCTTCCTCCCCACCGCGACACAACCCTCCTGTTACTTCCTCCCCACAGAGTTCCAACCCACTTCTAATCTCCTCCCCACAGTGACCCAACCCTCATGTAAGCTCCCCACAGTGACCAAACCCTCGTCTAACCTCCTCCACAAAGCGATCCAACCCCCCTctaacctccaccacacagcgaTCCAACCCTCATctaacctccaccacacagcaacccaaccctcctctaacctcctccccACAGCGCCCCAGCCCCCCTCGTACCTACTCCCATAGCAACCAatccctcctctaacctcctccccACAAAGATCCAatcctcctctaacctcctccccACAGACAtccaaccctcctctaaccccctctctacAGCGACCGAACCCTCCTGTAATCTCCTCCCTACAGCGACCAAACCCTCCTGTAACCTCCTCCCCATAGCAACCCAATCCTCCTGTAATCTCCTTCCACAGTGACCCAAACCTCCTGTAACGTACCCCCACCCACCTGTAGCCTCCTCCCCACCAACCCTCCTGTAACCTCCGCCCCACTGTGACCCAACCCTCCTGTAACCTCCGCACCACAGTGACTGAACCCTCCTGTAACCTCCGCCCCACAGTGACCCAACCCTCCTGTGACTTCCGCCCCACTGTGACCCAACCCTCCTGTAACCTCCGCCCCACTGTGACCCAACCCTCCTGTAACCTCTGCCCCACAGTGACCCAACCCTCCTGTGACTTCTGCCCCACAGAGTTCCAACCCACTTCTAATCTCCTCTCCACAGCGATCCAACCCTCCTGTAACCTCCCCCCACAGCGAACCAACCCTCATgtaacctccaccacacagcgaCCCAACCCTCCTTCAACCTCCCCACAGCGACCAAACCCTCATgtaacctccaccacacagcgaCCCAACCCTCCTGTAACCTCCCCCCACAGCGACCCAACCCTCCTGTAACCTCCCCCCACAGAGACCCAACCCTCATGTAACCTCCACCACACAGACATCCAGTCTTTCTGTAACCTCCTCTCCACAGCAACCCAACCCTCCTGTTACCTTCTCCCCTAAGCTATCCAACCCTCCTGTTACCTTCTCCCCTAAGCTATTCAACCCTCCTGTTTCCTTCTCCCCTAAGCTATCCAACCCTCCTGTTACCTTCTCCCCTAAGCTATCCAACCCTCCTGTTACCTTCTCCCCTAAGCTATCCAACCCTCCTGTTACCTTCTTCCCTAAGCTATCCAAACCTCCTGTTACCTTCTCCCCTAAGCGATCCAACCCTCCTGTTACCTTCTCCCCTAAGCTATTCAACCCTCCTGTTACCTTCTCCCCTAAGCTATCCAACCCTCCTGTTACCTTCTCCCCTAAGCTATTCAACCCTCCTGTTACCTTCTCCCCTAAGCTATCCAACCCTCCTGTTACCTTCTCCCCTAAGCTATCCAACCCTCCTGTTACCTTCTCCCCTAAGCTATCCAAACCTCCTGTTACCTTCTCCCCTAAGCTATCCAACCCTCCTGTtacctcctcttcttctctttcatcAGGGAGCTAGTGTGTATTGCCACGGTGGAGTCTTTCTTTATGCTGCTCTACCTGGCTGAGAAAGTGGCAACAGCACAGGAGACCAAGGAGGGAGTCACCAAGGACGGGATAGAGGACTCCTTCGAGGTGAGACTACACTACAGCTAGATATTTGATTCTGGACAGGAGGATTTCATTAGTTTTTCTGCTATAacatttctctatttctctcccaaccccccgcccctctctctaGGTGCTGTGTGAGATTCAGGAGGTGGTAAAGACTGGTCTGTGGGTGGGAGACTGTTTCatctacaccagctctgtcaacaaACTCAACTACTACGTAGGAGGAGAAATCGTCACCATCGCCCACCTGGACAGGTAAGACTATACCTACCTGCTGGGACTGCTACATTGACCTTTTCACCTCAAACTACCTGTTATGCAAGTGTTTCAATATTTCAAATATCTCTCAACTCTTATAGTGCCCTAGGGCCAAGAACATGAAGGATTCATGCCTTACAAAATGTAATGTCAGAATGTCACTGTGTGTCTAGACATGGTTTCTTTTCATTCTAGCTATGTGCTCACCTTCTTAATACTGGTGTTGTATTAACGCCCCTGTCTGTGTGTCCTATACGACTATATACTGTACCTGTCGGTCAAAAATTCTGGTGTTGTATTGAATCCCTGTCTGTTTTCTATAGAACCATGTACTGTATCTGTCAGTATAAAATATTGGTGTTGtattgactccctgtctgtctgatacaGAACTTTGTACCTGTCGGTCTAAAATACTGGTGTTGtattgactccctgtctgtctgatacaGAACTATGTACCTGTTGGGCTATATCCCTAAGGGTGACCGTCTGTATCTGGGTGATAAGGAGCTGAACATCGTCACTTACTCTCTGCTGGTGGCGGTGCTGGAGTACCAGACAGCTGTAATGAGGAGGGACTTTGGGATGGCCGACAGGGTCCTACCCACCATCCCTAAAGAGATGAGGACCAGGGTCGCCCACTTCCTAGAGAAACAGGTGAGACTTGGAAGGAGGGTGTATTTTTACATTGGTATTTGTCTTAACACACACCATTTATGTGTTTCCtctcttgtgtatgtgtgtgttgtacagtggggcaaaaagtatttagtcagccaccaattgtgcaagttctcccacttaaaaagatgagagaggcctgtgtcATGGAAGAGGTAGAGCCTGTTGCGGCTGCAGTGGAGGAGTTTATTCCAGCAGTAGAGGAATCTATCCCAGTGACATTAGTGGAACCAACTATGAC
Encoded proteins:
- the LOC139382433 gene encoding retinol-binding protein 2-like codes for the protein MPADFNGQWVMVTNENFEDIMKAIDIDFATRKIACHLTQTKVIVQNGDKFETKTLSTFRNYEVNFTVGEEFEEVTKGLDNRTIQTLVTWDGDKLVAVQKGEKANRGWMQWIEGDLLHLEIHVEDKVCKQVFKKKP